From the Phoenix dactylifera cultivar Barhee BC4 chromosome 10, palm_55x_up_171113_PBpolish2nd_filt_p, whole genome shotgun sequence genome, one window contains:
- the LOC103696501 gene encoding zinc finger CCCH domain-containing protein 27-like isoform X2 — protein MAMGGGPRRSCSPTEEDRLGFDVALAKAKDVASSAPVVVFSKTYCEYCKQVKKLLTQLGASYKVFELDVESDGTALQSALIEWTGQRTVPNVFIGGNHIGSFDGTKSFITNLFQALEDGSIAIANKKLDVIKKLELSLFPTMDTVQRTSSSPKEKIHSFSSSEPDSDPEDKELSDDDDRNHKHRRREVRPHSLDNDLHAPPIRRPNRKRNKPFENGQPYLETGPQSSEIQKEYNPSLERDVSSKSEKRCAGLTPQMRAPSDSGPRARLNQFHTDTGSRFDSSASTGRPSIGRGRGRNTVPWSQHDSRFNHYDTLDLASQIASQGPPTHPSLYAGTGLPSAANTQNASWGAYGFIPGMNNTILDPLHPLGLQGTLQPPISPLLNIGGLRQRCRDFEERGFCLRGDMCLMEHGVNRIVVEDVQSLSQFNLPVSIPSSHALGILAGAGSLPPVSASLSLLTSSKAVSMKNNKSGVTDDALKLNGVSSASGVSEADVYDPDQPLWNNEHPETSSAHLRLPSPKNNSVALWGADCSAHPGLRLSDGIGNEHPGRSFVANIGSVWGWIGPGNKSETGRKANSHMTVTSHIGNEMKEDHEETMAYNHSATEGTRAAGKEMGPKATAVQPLPRLRADSGRNGGKASQRASRTLYVNGIPQKINRREALLSHFQKFGEVIDVYIPLNSEKAFVQFSMREEAEAALKAPDAVMGNRFIKLWWANRDTISDEGDGGVHNKSMQFPGVAAPFVASQLSIGDRGKENLPSAAPKGSSVLGAEASVPAGGPPQSLLANCLKAAPPVQKKLEGLEILKEELHKKQEILDKKRDEFWRQLHKLEKQAISSKKKEVASEQAGKRHKVDMANEAVAARAAVAPRSTNLCTTGAHLEAERTLEKRNSGEILVPHSSKENSSALQQSPGNIKQTSHLPGPVLDRFKQENSPTSFRVVRPLPAELANVVALKDHFSYFGDLSSVVLEEPEDHTKNESLKPSQNCSACISFTTRHSAMNAFLNGKHWQGHNLWFTWLTAFPNYNSDHSIQETSTPMGALSPDVQAEVVTSSSSNAGKPACNVMSQVAAIRNGGSLKDAESTNCALITKPKALVQTSHSSTISCEEHPPMSDVPMVGAAINVGFSQ, from the exons CAAGACATACTGTGAATACTGCAAGCAGGTTAAGAAGTTGCTAACACAATTAGGAGCAAGTTATAAAGTGTTTGAATTAGATGTTGAAA GTGATGGAACAGCACTACAGTCTGCACTAATAGAATGGACTGGACAAAGAACAGTTCCAAATGTTTTTATTGGTGGAAATCATATTGGTAGTTTTGATG GTACAAAATCATTTATCACAAATTTGTTCCAGGCCCTTGAAGATGGTTCAATTGCAATAGCCAATAAAAAGTTGGATGTTATCAAGAAGTTGGAGTTATCACTGTTTCCCACAATGGACACTGTACAGAGGACAAGTTCATCCCCAAAGGAAAAAATTCATTCTTTTTCATCTTCTGAACCAGACAGTGATCCAGAAGATAAAGAACTTAGTGATGATGATGATCGTAATCACAAACATCGTAGGAGGGAGGTCCGGCCACATTCTTTGGACAATGATCTTCATGCACCACCTATAAGAAGGCCTAACAGAAAGCGAAACAAGCCTTTTGAAAATGGGCAACCGTATCTGGAAACCGGTCCTCAGTCTAGTGAAATTCAAAAAGAATATAACCCTAGTTTGGAAAGGGATGTCTCTTCAAAGTCAGAGAAACGATGTGCTGGCTTGACACCACAGATGCGGGCTCCTTCAGATTCAGGCCCTCGGGCTAGACTAAACCAATTCCACACTGATACTGGTTCCCGTTTTGATTCTTCTGCATCCACAGGTCGCCCTTCTATAGGgaggggaagaggaaggaaTACTGTTCCCTGGAGTCAACATGATTCAAGGTTCAATCATTATGACACTCTTGATTTGGCATCGCAGATAGCTTCACAAGGACCACCTACACATCCTAGTCTATATGCGGGGACTGGTTTACCAAGTGCTGCAAATACACAAAATGCATCTTGGGGTGCATATGGGTTTATTCCTGGAATGAATAACACAATATTGGATCCGCTTCACCCACTTGGTTTGCAAGGGACTCTTCAGCCCCCAATCAGCCCTCTATTAAATATCGGCGGGCTGCGCCAGCGTTGTAGAGACTTTGAGGAGCGAGGTTTTTGCTTGAGAGGGGATATGTGCCTGATGGAACATGGTGTAAATCGAATTGTTGTTGAAGATGTCCAG AGTCTGTCTCAATTCAATCTTCCTGTCTCAATTCCAAGTTCACATGCACTGGGAATTCTAGCTGGGGCAGGATCTTTACCACCTGTTAGTGCATCTTTGAGCCTCTTGACAAGCAGTAAAGCTgtatctatgaaaaataacaaaTCTGGAGTGACAGATGATGCATTGAAACTGAATGGAGTTTCCTCTGCTTCAGGTGTTTCTGAAGCAGATGTCTATGATCCTGATCAGCCTCTGTGGAACAATGAACATCCTGAAACATCCAGTGCACACTTGAGGCTTCCTTCACCAAAAAATAACAGTGTTGCTTTATGGGGTGCTGATTGTTCTGCTCACCCGGGTCTCAGGTTATCTGATGGCATTGGAAATGAGCACCCTGGCAGAAGCTTTGTGGCCAATATTGGCTCTGTTTGGGGCTGGATAGGACCTGGGAATAAGTCGGAAACTGGAAGGAAGGCTAATAGTCATATGACTGTGACAAGTCATATTGGGAATGAAATGAAGGAAGATCATGAGGAAACAATGGCCTATAATCATTCTGCCACTGAAGGAACGCGTGCTGCTGGTAAGGAGATGGGTCCAAAAGCAACAGCTGTTCAACCTCTACCAAGGCTGCGTGCAGATTCTGGACGTAATGGTGGTAAAGCATCTCAGAGAGCTTCTCGTACTCTCTATGTAAATGGTATTCCTCAAAAAATCAACAGAAGGGAAGCTCTTCTTTCACACTTCCAGAAGTTTGGCGAGGTCATTGACGTTTATATTCCGCTGAACAGTGAAAAGGCTTTTGTCCAATTTTCTATGAGGGAGGAGGCAGAAGCTGCACTGAAGGCACCTGATGCTGTAATGGGTAACCGTTTTATAAAATTATGGTGGGCCAACCGAGATACAATTTCTGATGAGGGAGATGGCGGTGTCCATAATAAGTCTATGCAATTTCCTGGTGTGGCAGCTCCCTTTGTTGCATCTCAGTTGTCCATTGGTGACAGAGGTAAAGAAAATCTCCCATCTGCAGCTCCAAAGGGAAGCAGTGTGCTTGGGGCTGAAGCATCAGTGCCTGCTGGTGGACCTCCACAAAGTTTATTAGCAAATTGTCTAAAAGCAGCACCTCCTGTGCAAAAGAAGCTGGAGGGTTTGGAGATTTTGAAAGAGGAACTTCATAAAAAGCAGGAAATTTTGGACAAAAAACGGGATGAATTCTGGCGCCAATTGCATAAATTAGAGAAACAA GCAATTTCAAGCAAAAAGAAGGAAGTAGCCTCTGAACAGGCAGGTAAGAGGCATAAAGTGGACATGGCAAATGAAGCTGTAGCAGCGAGAGCAGCTGTAGCCCCGAGGTCCACTAATCTTTGTACAACAGGGGCACATCTAGAAGCTGAAAGGACACTGGAAAAGAGAAATTCTGGAGAGATTCTTGTTCCACACTcttcaaaagaaaattcaagTGCTCTGCAGCAATCTCCTGGGAATATTAAACAGACAAGCCATCTGCCAGGACCGGTGCTGGATAGATTTAAGCAGGAAAACTCTCCTACTTCATTTAGAGTTGTTCGTCCTCTACCAGCTGAGTTGGCAAAT GTTGTTGCTTTGAAGGATcatttttcatattttggtgATCTCTCTTCTGTTGTGCTCGAAGAGCCAGAAGATCATACCAAGAATGAAAGCTTAAAGCCATCTCAAAATTGCTCTGCTTGTATATCTTTTACCACCCGTCATTCTGCCATGAATGCATTTCTTAATGGTAAACATTGGCAGGGTCACAATTTGTGGTTTACGTGGCTAACAGCCTTCCCCAATTATAACAGTGATCATAGCATCCAAGAAACTTCAACTCCTATGGGGGCTTTAAGTCCTGATGTCCAAGCTGAGGTAGTGACATCATCTTCATCAAATGCAGGAAAGCCAGCATGCAATGTCATGTCACAGGTAGCTGCTATTAGAAATGGAGGGTCTCTTAAGGATGCTGAAAGCACAAATTGTGCTCTCATTACCAAGCCCAAGGCTCTGGTACAGACCTCTCATTCCAGTACCATATCATGTGAGGAGCATCCCCCAATGTCTGATGTTCCGATGGTTGGAGCTGCCATCAATGTAGGTTTTTCACAGTAA
- the LOC103696501 gene encoding zinc finger CCCH domain-containing protein 27-like isoform X5, with protein sequence MDTVQRTSSSPKEKIHSFSSSEPDSDPEDKELSDDDDRNHKHRRREVRPHSLDNDLHAPPIRRPNRKRNKPFENGQPYLETGPQSSEIQKEYNPSLERDVSSKSEKRCAGLTPQMRAPSDSGPRARLNQFHTDTGSRFDSSASTGRPSIGRGRGRNTVPWSQHDSRFNHYDTLDLASQIASQGPPTHPSLYAGTGLPSAANTQNASWGAYGFIPGMNNTILDPLHPLGLQGTLQPPISPLLNIGGLRQRCRDFEERGFCLRGDMCLMEHGVNRIVVEDVQSLSQFNLPVSIPSSHALGILAGAGSLPPVSASLSLLTSSKAVSMKNNKSGVTDDALKLNGVSSASGVSEADVYDPDQPLWNNEHPETSSAHLRLPSPKNNSVALWGADCSAHPGLRLSDGIGNEHPGRSFVANIGSVWGWIGPGNKSETGRKANSHMTVTSHIGNEMKEDHEETMAYNHSATEGTRAAGKEMGPKATAVQPLPRLRADSGRNGGKASQRASRTLYVNGIPQKINRREALLSHFQKFGEVIDVYIPLNSEKAFVQFSMREEAEAALKAPDAVMGNRFIKLWWANRDTISDEGDGGVHNKSMQFPGVAAPFVASQLSIGDRGKENLPSAAPKGSSVLGAEASVPAGGPPQSLLANCLKAAPPVQKKLEGLEILKEELHKKQEILDKKRDEFWRQLHKLEKQAISSKKKEVASEQAGKRHKVDMANEAVAARAAVAPRSTNLCTTGAHLEAERTLEKRNSGEILVPHSSKENSSALQQSPGNIKQTSHLPGPVLDRFKQENSPTSFRVVRPLPAELANVVALKDHFSYFGDLSSVVLEEPEDHTKNESLKPSQNCSACISFTTRHSAMNAFLNGKHWQGHNLWFTWLTAFPNYNSDHSIQETSTPMGALSPDVQAEVVTSSSSNAGKPACNVMSQVAAIRNGGSLKDAESTNCALITKPKALVQTSHSSTISCEEHPPMSDVPMVGAAINVGFSQ encoded by the exons ATGGACACTGTACAGAGGACAAGTTCATCCCCAAAGGAAAAAATTCATTCTTTTTCATCTTCTGAACCAGACAGTGATCCAGAAGATAAAGAACTTAGTGATGATGATGATCGTAATCACAAACATCGTAGGAGGGAGGTCCGGCCACATTCTTTGGACAATGATCTTCATGCACCACCTATAAGAAGGCCTAACAGAAAGCGAAACAAGCCTTTTGAAAATGGGCAACCGTATCTGGAAACCGGTCCTCAGTCTAGTGAAATTCAAAAAGAATATAACCCTAGTTTGGAAAGGGATGTCTCTTCAAAGTCAGAGAAACGATGTGCTGGCTTGACACCACAGATGCGGGCTCCTTCAGATTCAGGCCCTCGGGCTAGACTAAACCAATTCCACACTGATACTGGTTCCCGTTTTGATTCTTCTGCATCCACAGGTCGCCCTTCTATAGGgaggggaagaggaaggaaTACTGTTCCCTGGAGTCAACATGATTCAAGGTTCAATCATTATGACACTCTTGATTTGGCATCGCAGATAGCTTCACAAGGACCACCTACACATCCTAGTCTATATGCGGGGACTGGTTTACCAAGTGCTGCAAATACACAAAATGCATCTTGGGGTGCATATGGGTTTATTCCTGGAATGAATAACACAATATTGGATCCGCTTCACCCACTTGGTTTGCAAGGGACTCTTCAGCCCCCAATCAGCCCTCTATTAAATATCGGCGGGCTGCGCCAGCGTTGTAGAGACTTTGAGGAGCGAGGTTTTTGCTTGAGAGGGGATATGTGCCTGATGGAACATGGTGTAAATCGAATTGTTGTTGAAGATGTCCAG AGTCTGTCTCAATTCAATCTTCCTGTCTCAATTCCAAGTTCACATGCACTGGGAATTCTAGCTGGGGCAGGATCTTTACCACCTGTTAGTGCATCTTTGAGCCTCTTGACAAGCAGTAAAGCTgtatctatgaaaaataacaaaTCTGGAGTGACAGATGATGCATTGAAACTGAATGGAGTTTCCTCTGCTTCAGGTGTTTCTGAAGCAGATGTCTATGATCCTGATCAGCCTCTGTGGAACAATGAACATCCTGAAACATCCAGTGCACACTTGAGGCTTCCTTCACCAAAAAATAACAGTGTTGCTTTATGGGGTGCTGATTGTTCTGCTCACCCGGGTCTCAGGTTATCTGATGGCATTGGAAATGAGCACCCTGGCAGAAGCTTTGTGGCCAATATTGGCTCTGTTTGGGGCTGGATAGGACCTGGGAATAAGTCGGAAACTGGAAGGAAGGCTAATAGTCATATGACTGTGACAAGTCATATTGGGAATGAAATGAAGGAAGATCATGAGGAAACAATGGCCTATAATCATTCTGCCACTGAAGGAACGCGTGCTGCTGGTAAGGAGATGGGTCCAAAAGCAACAGCTGTTCAACCTCTACCAAGGCTGCGTGCAGATTCTGGACGTAATGGTGGTAAAGCATCTCAGAGAGCTTCTCGTACTCTCTATGTAAATGGTATTCCTCAAAAAATCAACAGAAGGGAAGCTCTTCTTTCACACTTCCAGAAGTTTGGCGAGGTCATTGACGTTTATATTCCGCTGAACAGTGAAAAGGCTTTTGTCCAATTTTCTATGAGGGAGGAGGCAGAAGCTGCACTGAAGGCACCTGATGCTGTAATGGGTAACCGTTTTATAAAATTATGGTGGGCCAACCGAGATACAATTTCTGATGAGGGAGATGGCGGTGTCCATAATAAGTCTATGCAATTTCCTGGTGTGGCAGCTCCCTTTGTTGCATCTCAGTTGTCCATTGGTGACAGAGGTAAAGAAAATCTCCCATCTGCAGCTCCAAAGGGAAGCAGTGTGCTTGGGGCTGAAGCATCAGTGCCTGCTGGTGGACCTCCACAAAGTTTATTAGCAAATTGTCTAAAAGCAGCACCTCCTGTGCAAAAGAAGCTGGAGGGTTTGGAGATTTTGAAAGAGGAACTTCATAAAAAGCAGGAAATTTTGGACAAAAAACGGGATGAATTCTGGCGCCAATTGCATAAATTAGAGAAACAA GCAATTTCAAGCAAAAAGAAGGAAGTAGCCTCTGAACAGGCAGGTAAGAGGCATAAAGTGGACATGGCAAATGAAGCTGTAGCAGCGAGAGCAGCTGTAGCCCCGAGGTCCACTAATCTTTGTACAACAGGGGCACATCTAGAAGCTGAAAGGACACTGGAAAAGAGAAATTCTGGAGAGATTCTTGTTCCACACTcttcaaaagaaaattcaagTGCTCTGCAGCAATCTCCTGGGAATATTAAACAGACAAGCCATCTGCCAGGACCGGTGCTGGATAGATTTAAGCAGGAAAACTCTCCTACTTCATTTAGAGTTGTTCGTCCTCTACCAGCTGAGTTGGCAAAT GTTGTTGCTTTGAAGGATcatttttcatattttggtgATCTCTCTTCTGTTGTGCTCGAAGAGCCAGAAGATCATACCAAGAATGAAAGCTTAAAGCCATCTCAAAATTGCTCTGCTTGTATATCTTTTACCACCCGTCATTCTGCCATGAATGCATTTCTTAATGGTAAACATTGGCAGGGTCACAATTTGTGGTTTACGTGGCTAACAGCCTTCCCCAATTATAACAGTGATCATAGCATCCAAGAAACTTCAACTCCTATGGGGGCTTTAAGTCCTGATGTCCAAGCTGAGGTAGTGACATCATCTTCATCAAATGCAGGAAAGCCAGCATGCAATGTCATGTCACAGGTAGCTGCTATTAGAAATGGAGGGTCTCTTAAGGATGCTGAAAGCACAAATTGTGCTCTCATTACCAAGCCCAAGGCTCTGGTACAGACCTCTCATTCCAGTACCATATCATGTGAGGAGCATCCCCCAATGTCTGATGTTCCGATGGTTGGAGCTGCCATCAATGTAGGTTTTTCACAGTAA